In Flavobacterium sp. GSB-24, the genomic window TTGAAAGTTATGCTCAAGCTGAGTTCTTTACAAAACTTCCAGAAGTAGCTGACGAAATTAAAGTCGTTACTTATATTGCTGGTGAAGGAGATATTTCTACAGACTTGCTTTCTCCAGGTAACCAAGCTCACTCCCGTTCAGATCGTGAACTTCACGGTAAATGTATGATTACTCCTCAAGCACAAGACGAAATCAAAATGCTGCAAGCACAGCATCCTGATAAAAGCGTTATGCTTATTGCAGAAAAAGGAACAATGGGTGTAGGTTCTTCAAGAATGTCAGGTGTAAATAACGTGGCACTTTGGACAGGAAAACAAGCAAGTCCATATATTCCATTCGTAAATATCGCTCCAATTGTTGGTGGAACAAACGGAATTTCTCCAATTTTCCTAACCACTGTTGATGTTACTGGTGGTATTGGTTTAGATCTAAAAAACTGGGTTAAAAAACTTGATGAGAATGGTAATGTTGTTCGTAATGAAAATGACGAACCAATTCTAGAGCAGGCATATTCTGTAGCAACAGGAACAGTTCTTACAATTAATATTAAAGAGAAAAAATTATACAACGGCGATCAGGAATTAATTGACATTTCTAAGGCATTTACACCTCAGAAAATGGAATTTATTAAAGCTGGAGGTTCATACGCGATTGTATTTGGTAAAAAACTTCAAACATTAGCTGCGAAAGTTTTAGGTATTGAAGCTCCTCTTGTATTTGCTCCATCAAAAGAAATTTCTATTGAAGGACAAGGTCTTACAGCAGTAGAAAAAATCTTTAACAGAAACACTGTTGGTGTACCTGCTGGTAAAGTATTACACGCTGGTTCTGATGTTCGTGTAGAAGTTAATATTGTAGGTTCTCAAGATACAACTGGACTTATGACTGCTCAGGAGTTAGAATCTATGGCTGCTACAGTAATTTCTCCAATCGTAGACGGTGCGTACCAATCAGGTTGTCACACTGCTTCTGTTTGGGATAAAAAAGCTCAGGCGAATATTCCAAAGTTGATGAAATTCATGAACGATTTTGGTTTAATTACAGCTCGTGATCCAAAAGGTGTTTATCACTCGATGACAGACGTAATTCACAAAGTACTTAACGATATCACTATAGATGAGTGGGCTATCATAATTGGTGGTGACTCTCACACCAGAATGTCAAAAGGTGTTGCTTTTGGAGCTGACTCAGGAACAGTTGCTCTTGCATTAGCTACAGGTGAGGCTTCTATGCCAATTCCAGAATCTGTAAAAGTTACTTTCAAAGGAGATATGAAAGGATACATGGACTTCCGTGATGTAGTTCATGCTACTCAAGCACAAATGCTTCATCAGTTTGGAGGAGAAAACGTATTCCAAGGTAGAATTATTGAGGTTCACATTGGAACTCTTACTGCTGACCAGGCATTTACGTTTACTGACTGGACTGCAGAGATGAAAGCAAAAGCTTCTATCTGTATTTCTGAAGATGATACTTTAATCGAATCATTGGAAATTGCAAAAGGCAGAATCCAGATCATGATCGATAAAGGTATGGATAACGATAAACACGTTCTTCAAGGGTTAATTAATAAAGCTGATAAGAGAATCGCTGAAATTAAATCTGCTGAGAAACCAGCTTTAACTCCAGATGCAAACGCTAAATATTACGCTGAAGTTGTAGTTGATTTGGATCAGATTGCTGAGCCAATGATTGCAGATCCAGACGTAAATAATGTTGATGTTTCTAAAAGATATACTCACGATACAATTAGACCTCTTTCTTTTTATGGAGGAGTGAAAAAAGTAGATCTTGGATTTATTGGTTCATGTATGGTTCACAAAGGAGATATGAAGATTCTTGCTCAAATGCTTAAGAATATTGAAGATCAAAAAGGTAAAGTAGAATTTTTGGCACCGCTTGTTGTAGCGCCTCCTACATATAACATTGTAGACGAGCTTAAAGCTGAAGGTGACTGGGAAGTTTTACAAAAATATTCAGGTTTCGAATTTGACGATAATGCTCCAAAAGGTGCAGCGCGTACAGAATATGAAAACATGTTGTATTTAGAGCGTCCAGGATGTAACCTTTGTATGGGTAATCAAGAAAAAGCGGCAAAAGGAGATACTGTAATGGCAACTTCTACTCGTCTTTTCCAAGGAAGAGTCGTAGAAGATTCTGAAGGTAAAAAAGGAGAGTCGTTACTTTCTTCTACACCAGTTGTAGTTTTATCTACAATTTTAGGTAGAACTCCAACATTAGATGAATATACAACTGCAGTTGAAGGCATCAACTTAACTAAATTTGCGCCTTCTAACAAGCAATTAGTAATGTAATCCTTCGATTATTAATATATTAAAGCCCGAGCGATAAACTCGGGCTTTTTCTTTTATAGCTCCTCTATTTTTTGTAACTTGTGATGTTCAAAATAAAATAAAAAAACAAAAAATAATTATAAAACTTATGGCTTTTGATATCGAAATGATTAAAAAAGTGTACGAAAACATGCCAAGTCGTGTTGACAAGGCACGCGAGATTGTTGGTCGTCCACTTACCTTAACAGAGAAAATTTTATACAATCACCTTTGGGATGGAAATCCAACAAAGGCGTTTGGAAGAGGAGTTGATTATGTTGATTTTGCACCAGATCGTGTAGCTTGTCAAGATGCAACTGCTCAAATGGCTTTATTACAATTTATGCATGCTGGTAAATCTAAAGTAGCAGTTCCTACAACAGTGCATTGTGATCACTTGATTCAGGCAAAAGTAGATGCTAAAACAGATTTGGCCAGAGCAAAAACACAAAGTAATGAAGTTTTCGATTTCTTGTCGTCAGTTTCAAATAAATACGGAATTGGTTTCTGGAAACCAGGAGCTGGAATTATTCACCAAGTAGTACTTGAAAATTATGCTTTCCCTGGTGGAATGATGATTGGTACCGATTCTCACACTGTAAATGCAGGTGGTTTAGGAATGGTGGCAATTGGAGTTGGTGGAGCCGATGCTGTAGACGTTATGTCTGGTATGGCTTGGGAGCTTAAATTTCCTAAATTAATTGGAGTTAAATTAACTGGTAAATTATCAGGTTGGACTGCTCCTAAAGATGTTATTCTTAAAGTGGCTGGTATTCTTACGGTAAAAGGTGGTACTGGTGCTATCGTTGAATATTTTGGAGAAGGCGCAACTGCAATGTCTTGTACGGGTAAAGGAACTATTTGTAATATGGGTGCTGAAATTGGAGCTACAACTTCAACTTTTGGTTATGATGATTCTATGAGTCGTTACCTACGCTCTACAAACAGAGCCGATGTTGCCGATGCTGCAGATAAAGTAGCTTCTTACTTAACTGGAGATCCAGAAGTTTATGCAGAGCCAGAAAAATATTTTGATCAGGTTATCGAAATTAACCTATCGCAATTAGAACCGCATTTAAATGGTCCTTTTACTCCAGATTTGGCTACCCCAATTTCTAAAATGAAAGAGGAAGCAATCAAAAATAACTGGCCTTTACAAATTCAAGTTGGTTTAATTGGTTCTTGTACAAATTCATCTTACGAAGATATCTCTCGTGCAGCATCACTGGCAAAACAAGTTGCGGCTAAGAATTTAAAAACTAAAGCTCAGTTTACTATTACTCCAGGTTCTGAAGTGGTGCGTTCTACAATAGAGAGAGATGGTTTTATAGAAACTTTTAATAAAATCAACGCTACTGTATTTGCTAATGCCTGCGGACCATGTATTGGTATGTGGGATAGAGAAGGAGCAGAAAAAGAAGAAAGAAACACAATCGTTCACTCTTTCAACCGTAATTTCTCAAAACGTGCAGATGGTAATCCAAACACTTTGGCATTTGTAGGTTCTCCAGAATTGGTAACTGCGTTAGCCATTGCTGGAGATTTAGGATTTAACCCATTAACAGATAAATTAATAAACGAAGACGGAGAAGAAGTAATGCTTGATGCTCCAACTGGAGACGAACTTCCTCTTAAAGGTTTCTATGCTGAAGATCCGGGATTTCAAGCTCCGGCTGAGGACGGTTCGGGAGTTCAGGTAGTAGTCAGTCCGACATCTGAGCGTTTACAATTATTAGCTCCTTTTGATGCTTGGGATGGTAAAAACATTACAGGAGCTAAACTGCTGATTAAAGCATTTGGAAAATGTACAACTGACCACATTTCTATGGCTGGGCCATGGCTTCGTTTCCGTGGACATTTAGATAATATTTCTAATAATATGTTGATTGGTGCTGTAAATGCATTCAACCAAAAAACAAATTCGGTTAAAAATCAATTAACAGGTACATACGATGCCGTTCCTGCCGTAGCACGTGCATACAAAGCAGCTGGGGTTCCGTCTATAGTAATTGGAGATCATAATTATGGCGAAGGTTCTTCTCGTGAGCACGCTGCAATGGAGCCTCGTTTCTTAGGAGTTAAAGCAGTATTAGTAAAATCATTTGCTCGTATCCATGAAACAAACCTTAAAAAACAAGGTCTTTTAGGATTGACATTTGCTAACGAAGCAGATTACGATAAAATTCAGGAAGATGATACAATCAACTTCTTAGATTTAACTGAATTTGCTCCAGGAAAACCATTAACATTAGAGTTTGTTCATGCAGATGGTACAAAAGATATAATCTTGGCGAACCATACTTACAACGCAGGTCAAATTGGCTGGTTTGTTGCAGGCTCTGCTTTAAACTTAATTGCTGCTGGAAAAGCTTAATCTTTAAGATTTACCTTTATATATTAAAAAAAACGCTCTGTGAAAACGGGGCGTTTTTTATTTAAGATCGCTAAATGGAAAAACTTATTTTTTTAATTACTGTTTTGTGAACATCATTTTATAAGAAAAATAAGCTTAAATTTTAATTATCTGAAAATCAATAATGAAGCTTTTTTTGATATTAAGTCAAGTTTAAATTTGACATTTTGGAATAAATTAATTGTTAAAAATTATGGTTTTTATGGTTTTAAGAGTTAAATTCGCCTTTGAGGTAATATATTTATAATTTTTAAGTTTAATTATGTAACTAAACTTAAAAAAAAGAAGTACTAACTTAAATAGTAATTTATGATTTTTAGATTAATAATAGGAATGTTTTTTTTCAGTGTTGGAGTATTTGCACA contains:
- a CDS encoding bifunctional aconitate hydratase 2/2-methylisocitrate dehydratase; this translates as MNTYKDYIKEIEERKGQGLHPKPIDGAELLSEIISQIKDVDNEYREDSLKFFIYNTLPGTTSAAGEKAKFLKEIILGQSVVKEITPTFAFELLSHMKGGPSIGVLLDLALGNDTAIAAEAAKVLKTQVFLYEADTDRLIEAYKNDNVVAKEILESYAQAEFFTKLPEVADEIKVVTYIAGEGDISTDLLSPGNQAHSRSDRELHGKCMITPQAQDEIKMLQAQHPDKSVMLIAEKGTMGVGSSRMSGVNNVALWTGKQASPYIPFVNIAPIVGGTNGISPIFLTTVDVTGGIGLDLKNWVKKLDENGNVVRNENDEPILEQAYSVATGTVLTINIKEKKLYNGDQELIDISKAFTPQKMEFIKAGGSYAIVFGKKLQTLAAKVLGIEAPLVFAPSKEISIEGQGLTAVEKIFNRNTVGVPAGKVLHAGSDVRVEVNIVGSQDTTGLMTAQELESMAATVISPIVDGAYQSGCHTASVWDKKAQANIPKLMKFMNDFGLITARDPKGVYHSMTDVIHKVLNDITIDEWAIIIGGDSHTRMSKGVAFGADSGTVALALATGEASMPIPESVKVTFKGDMKGYMDFRDVVHATQAQMLHQFGGENVFQGRIIEVHIGTLTADQAFTFTDWTAEMKAKASICISEDDTLIESLEIAKGRIQIMIDKGMDNDKHVLQGLINKADKRIAEIKSAEKPALTPDANAKYYAEVVVDLDQIAEPMIADPDVNNVDVSKRYTHDTIRPLSFYGGVKKVDLGFIGSCMVHKGDMKILAQMLKNIEDQKGKVEFLAPLVVAPPTYNIVDELKAEGDWEVLQKYSGFEFDDNAPKGAARTEYENMLYLERPGCNLCMGNQEKAAKGDTVMATSTRLFQGRVVEDSEGKKGESLLSSTPVVVLSTILGRTPTLDEYTTAVEGINLTKFAPSNKQLVM
- a CDS encoding aconitate hydratase, whose amino-acid sequence is MAFDIEMIKKVYENMPSRVDKAREIVGRPLTLTEKILYNHLWDGNPTKAFGRGVDYVDFAPDRVACQDATAQMALLQFMHAGKSKVAVPTTVHCDHLIQAKVDAKTDLARAKTQSNEVFDFLSSVSNKYGIGFWKPGAGIIHQVVLENYAFPGGMMIGTDSHTVNAGGLGMVAIGVGGADAVDVMSGMAWELKFPKLIGVKLTGKLSGWTAPKDVILKVAGILTVKGGTGAIVEYFGEGATAMSCTGKGTICNMGAEIGATTSTFGYDDSMSRYLRSTNRADVADAADKVASYLTGDPEVYAEPEKYFDQVIEINLSQLEPHLNGPFTPDLATPISKMKEEAIKNNWPLQIQVGLIGSCTNSSYEDISRAASLAKQVAAKNLKTKAQFTITPGSEVVRSTIERDGFIETFNKINATVFANACGPCIGMWDREGAEKEERNTIVHSFNRNFSKRADGNPNTLAFVGSPELVTALAIAGDLGFNPLTDKLINEDGEEVMLDAPTGDELPLKGFYAEDPGFQAPAEDGSGVQVVVSPTSERLQLLAPFDAWDGKNITGAKLLIKAFGKCTTDHISMAGPWLRFRGHLDNISNNMLIGAVNAFNQKTNSVKNQLTGTYDAVPAVARAYKAAGVPSIVIGDHNYGEGSSREHAAMEPRFLGVKAVLVKSFARIHETNLKKQGLLGLTFANEADYDKIQEDDTINFLDLTEFAPGKPLTLEFVHADGTKDIILANHTYNAGQIGWFVAGSALNLIAAGKA